The following are encoded together in the Acidicapsa ligni genome:
- a CDS encoding SDR family NAD(P)-dependent oxidoreductase: MSKSLENKLALVTGSSRGIGAAIAIRLAAEGAYVIVNYAASPSRAAEVVAEITKAGGHAEAVGADLGSADGPKTLIASIDKAFDGKFDGRLDVLVNNAGTVEFGPFLESSDQSYDKHFNLNVRALIELSKDAAKRMTKSGWGRIINIGSAFGEAAPLPGVTLYIATKFAVHGFTRALSRELGSTGVTVNGVQPGPIDTELSPDDNGPAAQTMKKLTSVGRFGKAEEIASAVAFLANPESAFINGENLTVDGGWNA; the protein is encoded by the coding sequence ATGTCGAAGTCTTTAGAAAACAAACTCGCACTTGTAACCGGATCATCACGCGGTATTGGAGCAGCGATCGCTATTCGTCTCGCTGCCGAGGGCGCTTACGTAATCGTCAACTATGCTGCAAGCCCCAGTCGCGCAGCAGAGGTCGTGGCAGAAATCACCAAGGCCGGCGGCCATGCTGAAGCTGTTGGAGCCGATCTTGGAAGCGCGGATGGCCCAAAGACACTCATTGCATCCATCGATAAGGCCTTCGATGGCAAGTTCGATGGTCGGCTCGATGTCCTCGTCAACAATGCCGGTACGGTGGAATTTGGACCGTTTCTGGAGTCTTCGGATCAGTCCTACGACAAGCATTTCAATCTAAACGTTCGGGCACTCATCGAACTATCCAAAGATGCGGCGAAACGTATGACGAAGTCCGGCTGGGGGCGCATCATCAACATCGGATCCGCGTTCGGCGAAGCAGCACCTCTTCCGGGCGTAACGCTGTACATCGCTACTAAGTTCGCCGTTCACGGATTTACACGCGCCCTGTCACGCGAGCTGGGTTCGACCGGCGTGACTGTCAACGGTGTTCAGCCCGGACCGATCGACACGGAACTCAGCCCTGATGACAATGGCCCTGCCGCGCAGACGATGAAAAAGCTCACAAGCGTCGGTCGTTTCGGCAAGGCTGAAGAGATTGCTTCTGCCGTGGCCTTCCTTGCCAATCCTGAATCGGCTTTCATCAATGGTGAGAATCTTACTGTCGATGGCGGTTGGAACGCCTAG
- a CDS encoding LysR family transcriptional regulator — MELRHLRYFVAVAQQKGFREASRFLHISQPAISKTLTQLEQELGIKLFMRSGRTARLTPQGEVFYQETLRTLKQSDLAMEAAQRAARGEIGTLSLGFCSVATYGFLPNVVRQYKELLPGVKLLFREMTPPQQEVAFSQGEIDIGITRPPFAKKLARELHVKTIIREPLLVAVPEGHPFAGRKMKIEDLSEKPFIILQRDVAPTIFDAILGMCQERGFSPKIEYEVDMPQTAFTLVGAGQGVAIVPMCTLNLRSEGVRFLRLQPDQYRADLVVAWPRNSQSTVLPTFVRLIEDERKEIANYARRILATACRTES; from the coding sequence ATGGAACTAAGGCATCTTCGTTACTTTGTCGCCGTCGCACAGCAGAAGGGATTTCGGGAGGCATCGCGCTTCCTGCATATTTCTCAGCCGGCGATCAGCAAGACACTCACTCAGTTGGAGCAGGAGCTTGGCATCAAGCTTTTTATGCGTTCCGGTAGAACGGCACGATTGACGCCTCAGGGCGAGGTCTTTTATCAGGAGACGCTTCGAACATTGAAGCAGTCCGACCTTGCGATGGAGGCTGCCCAACGTGCCGCCCGCGGTGAAATCGGAACTCTGTCCCTGGGATTCTGCAGCGTCGCTACTTATGGATTTCTTCCAAACGTCGTGAGGCAGTACAAGGAGCTTCTCCCTGGAGTAAAACTGCTCTTTCGTGAGATGACTCCTCCTCAGCAGGAAGTGGCATTTTCTCAAGGCGAAATCGACATAGGCATCACACGACCGCCTTTCGCGAAGAAGTTAGCGCGTGAGCTGCATGTAAAGACAATCATCCGTGAGCCGCTTCTTGTCGCAGTTCCTGAAGGTCATCCGTTCGCAGGCAGGAAGATGAAGATTGAAGACCTTTCGGAGAAGCCTTTCATCATTCTTCAACGTGACGTTGCACCAACCATCTTTGACGCGATTCTCGGCATGTGCCAGGAACGTGGTTTCTCACCAAAGATCGAGTATGAGGTTGATATGCCGCAGACAGCATTTACGCTTGTCGGCGCAGGACAAGGAGTTGCGATCGTTCCGATGTGCACTCTGAATCTTCGCTCGGAGGGTGTGCGGTTTTTGCGCTTGCAGCCCGACCAGTACAGGGCTGATCTTGTTGTGGCGTGGCCCAGGAATTCACAATCTACTGTCCTTCCCACTTTCGTCAGGTTGATCGAGGACGAACGCAAAGAGATTGCAAACTATGCACGCCGCATATTGGCGACAGCCTGTCGTACCGAAAGCTAA
- a CDS encoding PadR family transcriptional regulator — protein MERNQANLLQGTLDLLILKAIGDDEFHGLGIARRVEQITEDTFNVRPGSLFPALHRMEEAGWLKSFWGESENNRRAKYYRRTKAGERQLGVETEQWTIISRAIGHALKTT, from the coding sequence GTGGAACGAAATCAGGCAAATCTTCTGCAGGGCACGTTGGACCTGCTCATACTCAAGGCAATCGGCGATGACGAATTTCATGGCCTGGGTATTGCCCGGCGCGTTGAGCAGATCACCGAGGACACGTTCAATGTCAGGCCAGGATCGCTCTTTCCCGCTCTTCACCGAATGGAAGAAGCAGGATGGCTGAAATCTTTCTGGGGCGAGTCGGAAAATAACCGCCGCGCTAAATATTACCGGCGCACAAAAGCAGGCGAGCGTCAGCTCGGAGTCGAAACAGAACAATGGACGATCATCTCCCGGGCCATCGGCCACGCGTTGAAGACGACATAA
- a CDS encoding ABC transporter permease, which translates to MWSQIKAAFRNLLHIQQVECELDDEIASYVAAVTEENIASGLAPQEARRRALAECGGTEHVKWAVRNGRAGTLIESLREDIRFGIRQLRRNPAFAWTAILTLALGIGATTAIFSAVYALLLQPLTYPGSDRLMFIYQHTKYDDISALLNQDFIAAQPTLRSFESVAGYLDYGDQNLTGAGAPMRVSAMRVTANFFPTLRTSLTLGRNFLSSEDRKDGPAVVILSHRLWQSRLNSDPAIIGRTIMLVGKAQTVVGVLPAHFIFPDSATEPDLYVPADIDTDTSLQTTNVSVYMVMTIARLRDGVTLPKAQAELNLFEQNRVKGYGPFFVNWAEGRKILAQPLQRYLTGDDREPLLILLACVAAVLLIACVNVANLQLARTVTREPEMALRGALGASRLRLIRQSLVENLTLSAIASVLGLAIASLAAWLIRHSCAPGEFSSGSAVADLLQAPFGKLSAAVEVNGWVLAFTAGLALLTTILFGVAPAIGSSRADLRTSLQGAARGVSAGRQQRRLRSVLLASEIGLAVLLLTGAGLLIRSFAHVLQNGTGFDPRQCLTAKVQRNFSEDPKKTRAFAQQILPRLNALPGVHAAAIGSLLPLEHNYRNRTLAFGDGPPLPVGQRPGASSISISPEYFAVTGTRLLQGRTFTDQDNADAVPVAIVNQAFARKYFDGNVLNKQFRINLNGHNIFTPITAVGIVQDVRYDGLEADVKPVIYLPFDQVPYSEVNILLRTGVEPASLTAALRKAVIDTDPTQPVFDVVTMKSRLSQSLAQRRLIMLLIAVFAMLAMILAGVGVYGVFSYWVSQRRQEMAIRLALGSSRGELLRLIVSQALRLILAGIVVGIAGAWFLDRLLASMLVGIQVHDPLSLSLAGALMTLVALVGCGLPARNAARTDLISILHCE; encoded by the coding sequence ATGTGGTCCCAGATCAAAGCGGCGTTTCGAAATCTACTGCACATTCAACAGGTTGAGTGTGAACTCGACGACGAGATTGCGAGCTACGTCGCTGCAGTAACCGAGGAAAATATCGCCTCGGGCCTCGCTCCTCAGGAGGCTCGCCGCCGCGCGCTTGCTGAATGTGGCGGGACCGAGCATGTGAAGTGGGCTGTCCGCAATGGCCGTGCCGGAACACTCATCGAATCCCTCCGCGAGGACATTCGCTTTGGGATCCGCCAGTTGCGCCGAAACCCCGCTTTCGCCTGGACCGCAATCCTCACGCTTGCGCTCGGCATCGGAGCGACGACCGCAATTTTTTCCGCAGTCTACGCGTTGCTGCTGCAACCACTAACTTATCCAGGCTCAGATCGGCTGATGTTTATCTATCAGCACACAAAATATGACGACATATCCGCTCTGCTCAATCAGGATTTCATCGCAGCGCAGCCTACTCTGCGGTCGTTTGAGTCGGTGGCTGGATATCTCGATTACGGAGACCAGAATCTGACTGGCGCAGGTGCCCCGATGCGCGTGTCGGCGATGCGGGTGACCGCCAACTTTTTCCCCACGCTGCGCACGTCACTCACGCTGGGTAGAAATTTTCTGAGCAGTGAAGACCGCAAGGACGGCCCAGCCGTGGTGATCCTGAGCCACCGTCTCTGGCAGAGCAGGCTGAACAGCGACCCTGCAATCATCGGCCGCACCATCATGCTCGTTGGAAAAGCGCAGACGGTGGTCGGAGTTCTGCCCGCACACTTCATCTTTCCCGACTCGGCAACCGAGCCCGATCTCTATGTTCCTGCAGATATAGACACGGATACGAGTCTTCAAACGACCAACGTCTCGGTCTACATGGTGATGACAATAGCCCGGCTTCGCGACGGCGTAACGCTGCCCAAGGCGCAGGCGGAGCTCAATCTCTTTGAACAAAACCGGGTGAAAGGCTACGGCCCGTTTTTTGTGAACTGGGCCGAAGGCCGCAAAATTCTTGCCCAGCCGCTGCAGCGTTATCTCACAGGAGACGACCGCGAGCCGCTCCTCATCCTGTTGGCCTGCGTTGCCGCTGTGTTGCTCATCGCCTGCGTGAACGTAGCCAATCTGCAACTGGCGCGTACCGTCACCCGCGAGCCAGAGATGGCGCTGCGTGGGGCGCTCGGTGCCAGTCGCCTGCGCCTTATCCGGCAGTCGCTGGTTGAAAACCTCACGCTCTCGGCTATCGCTTCTGTGCTCGGCCTGGCCATCGCCTCCCTGGCCGCATGGCTCATCCGTCATAGCTGTGCGCCGGGCGAATTCTCTTCCGGTTCAGCGGTTGCGGATCTGCTCCAGGCACCCTTCGGCAAGCTGAGCGCTGCCGTTGAAGTCAATGGCTGGGTTCTTGCATTCACCGCAGGCCTTGCGCTCCTGACCACAATTCTCTTTGGCGTTGCTCCGGCCATCGGCTCTTCGCGCGCCGATCTTCGCACGTCGCTTCAGGGTGCAGCGCGCGGCGTCTCCGCGGGACGGCAGCAGCGTCGGTTGCGCAGCGTTTTGCTCGCGTCAGAGATCGGCCTTGCCGTGCTGCTGCTCACCGGCGCGGGCCTGTTGATTCGCAGCTTTGCGCATGTGCTTCAAAACGGTACCGGGTTTGATCCTCGCCAGTGTCTAACTGCAAAAGTGCAGCGCAATTTTTCCGAGGATCCCAAAAAGACGAGAGCCTTTGCGCAACAAATACTGCCACGGCTCAACGCGCTCCCCGGCGTACATGCCGCGGCTATCGGCAGCCTGCTTCCGCTTGAACACAACTACCGGAACAGGACTCTAGCCTTCGGTGACGGACCTCCGCTTCCCGTAGGACAGCGCCCCGGCGCCTCCAGCATCAGCATTAGTCCTGAATATTTCGCGGTGACCGGCACGCGCCTGCTTCAGGGCCGCACCTTCACCGATCAAGATAACGCCGACGCCGTTCCCGTTGCCATCGTCAATCAGGCGTTCGCCCGGAAGTATTTCGACGGCAACGTGCTCAACAAACAATTCAGAATCAACCTCAACGGCCACAACATATTCACCCCGATCACCGCTGTCGGCATCGTGCAGGATGTCCGCTACGACGGCCTCGAAGCGGATGTTAAGCCTGTCATCTATCTGCCGTTTGACCAGGTGCCATATTCCGAGGTCAACATCCTGCTGCGCACCGGCGTCGAGCCCGCTTCGCTTACCGCGGCCCTGCGCAAAGCTGTCATCGACACGGACCCCACGCAGCCAGTGTTTGATGTAGTAACAATGAAGAGCCGCCTCTCGCAGTCGCTCGCCCAGCGGCGGCTCATCATGCTGTTGATTGCAGTTTTCGCGATGCTGGCGATGATCCTGGCTGGAGTGGGCGTGTACGGCGTATTTTCCTATTGGGTAAGCCAGCGTCGGCAGGAGATGGCAATCCGTCTCGCGCTCGGCTCATCGCGCGGTGAACTGTTACGCCTCATCGTTTCGCAAGCCCTGCGCCTGATCCTGGCGGGCATCGTCGTAGGCATCGCGGGCGCATGGTTCCTGGACCGTCTTCTCGCCAGCATGTTGGTCGGCATCCAGGTGCATGACCCGCTATCGCTCTCGCTGGCCGGGGCACTCATGACGCTGGTTGCGCTGGTGGGATGCGGCCTGCCCGCCAGAAACGCAGCCCGCACCGACTTAATTTCCATACTCCACTGCGAATAG
- a CDS encoding dihydrofolate reductase family protein → MSKVRIAGFGVSLDGFSAGIEQTLADPLGKRGPEIFQWFFHTQSFRSMHGGEDGTKGDVDDVFAHQSMENFGAFILGRNMFGPVRGPWQDDSWKGWWGENPPYHAPTFVLTHYERASLMMEGGTTFHFVTGGIEEALALAMQAAGNKDVKIGGGVATVRQYLRAGLIDSLHIASVPVLLGQGEPLFDGLDLHALGFSVTKRQTSEYATHLVLEKA, encoded by the coding sequence ATGTCGAAGGTTCGAATAGCGGGATTTGGTGTTTCATTGGACGGTTTCAGCGCTGGGATCGAACAGACCCTGGCCGATCCGCTGGGTAAGCGCGGACCGGAGATATTTCAGTGGTTCTTTCACACGCAGAGCTTTCGCTCCATGCATGGGGGAGAGGATGGAACCAAAGGCGATGTCGACGATGTGTTCGCTCACCAGTCGATGGAGAACTTCGGTGCCTTCATCCTCGGCCGCAACATGTTCGGTCCGGTGCGCGGTCCATGGCAAGACGACTCATGGAAGGGCTGGTGGGGTGAGAATCCACCGTACCACGCGCCCACCTTCGTTCTCACACATTACGAGCGTGCATCTTTGATGATGGAAGGAGGAACCACTTTCCACTTTGTGACGGGCGGAATTGAAGAGGCGCTGGCCCTTGCAATGCAGGCGGCCGGAAACAAAGACGTCAAGATCGGCGGCGGCGTGGCCACAGTGCGACAGTATCTGAGAGCTGGCCTGATCGACTCTCTCCACATCGCGTCGGTACCCGTTCTTCTCGGTCAAGGAGAGCCGCTGTTCGATGGTCTGGATCTTCACGCATTGGGGTTTTCCGTGACCAAGCGCCAGACTTCGGAGTACGCGACCCATCTCGTGCTCGAGAAAGCATAG
- a CDS encoding YciI family protein: MKYICLGYYEPAKHATMTEDELNAMFDECFDYDDYLRANGNWVGGEALQPSETALTMYWKNGKVATTDGPYAETKEQLGGILVLEARDMNHAIQLMAEHPAVKYGSIFEIRPTGDLAEMMKASEQRRRKVTAR, translated from the coding sequence ATGAAATACATCTGTTTGGGATACTACGAACCGGCTAAACACGCGACAATGACCGAAGACGAGCTCAACGCGATGTTCGACGAATGCTTTGACTACGACGACTATTTGCGCGCGAACGGGAACTGGGTTGGCGGAGAAGCCCTTCAACCGTCTGAAACAGCGTTGACCATGTATTGGAAGAACGGCAAGGTCGCGACGACTGACGGCCCCTATGCGGAAACTAAGGAACAGCTCGGTGGCATCCTCGTACTTGAGGCGCGGGACATGAATCACGCAATTCAACTCATGGCGGAGCATCCTGCCGTGAAGTATGGGTCGATATTCGAGATACGGCCAACGGGCGATCTGGCTGAAATGATGAAGGCAAGCGAGCAGCGACGGCGCAAGGTCACCGCACGCTGA
- a CDS encoding RNA polymerase sigma factor — protein sequence MPPNAPEDLSRTIETLYRSESGRILATLMRLLGDLDLAEEAMHEAFAAALETWPQTGLPDKPRPWLISTGRFKAIDAMRRRARFDAAQSDLARQLEARVYEAPQEEEIEDDRLRLIFTCCHPALPSEAQVALTLREVCGLTTEEIARAFLVTPATLAQRIVRAKAVIRDKAIPYQVPVSQELSARLGAVLQVVYLVFNEGYSAEATGTGLSHEAIRLGRLLLDVPGLDLLPESEVMGLLGLMLLQESRRAARSSAEGELILLDRQDRALWNTAQIAEGIALTESALRSRRFGAYTLQAAIAAVHAEASSAASTDWRQITLLYDRLMRVQPSTVVELNRAVAIAMYEGPEQGLGIIDDLLGREELANYHLVHSARADLCRRLGRLPEARASYEKALALLRDGARQEPERRFLSRRLEELK from the coding sequence ATGCCGCCGAATGCGCCCGAAGATCTGAGTAGGACCATAGAGACTCTTTACCGGTCGGAATCGGGCAGAATTCTAGCTACGCTGATGCGCTTGCTCGGCGACCTCGATCTCGCCGAAGAGGCCATGCACGAGGCTTTCGCTGCCGCCCTGGAGACATGGCCGCAGACCGGCCTTCCGGACAAGCCGCGCCCCTGGCTCATATCGACTGGGCGATTCAAGGCCATCGATGCAATGCGGCGGCGGGCGCGCTTCGACGCCGCACAGAGTGACTTGGCACGCCAACTTGAAGCGCGTGTCTATGAAGCGCCCCAGGAAGAGGAGATCGAGGACGATCGTCTTCGTCTCATCTTCACCTGTTGCCATCCCGCACTGCCATCAGAGGCGCAGGTTGCGCTCACGCTGCGTGAAGTCTGCGGTCTGACAACAGAAGAGATAGCCCGGGCTTTTCTGGTTACACCCGCGACGCTTGCTCAACGCATCGTTCGAGCGAAAGCCGTCATCCGCGATAAAGCGATTCCTTACCAGGTGCCAGTGTCGCAGGAATTATCGGCGCGGTTGGGGGCCGTACTTCAGGTCGTGTACCTGGTCTTCAACGAGGGTTATTCAGCGGAAGCAACAGGAACTGGATTGAGTCACGAGGCGATCCGTCTGGGTAGGCTGCTCCTGGATGTTCCGGGACTGGACCTTCTTCCGGAATCCGAGGTGATGGGCCTGTTGGGGCTAATGCTGTTGCAGGAATCGCGCCGCGCCGCTCGAAGCTCTGCGGAAGGAGAGCTGATTCTGCTGGACCGGCAGGATCGCGCTCTTTGGAATACAGCCCAGATCGCCGAAGGCATCGCGCTCACCGAAAGCGCTCTTCGATCGCGCCGTTTCGGTGCATACACACTGCAGGCGGCCATCGCGGCGGTTCACGCTGAGGCTTCCTCAGCGGCGTCCACGGACTGGCGGCAGATCACGCTACTCTACGACCGGCTGATGCGGGTTCAGCCGTCTACGGTCGTGGAACTCAACCGTGCCGTTGCTATCGCCATGTATGAAGGTCCTGAGCAGGGGCTTGGCATCATCGACGACCTTCTGGGGCGCGAGGAACTCGCCAATTATCACCTCGTCCACTCCGCTCGTGCGGATCTGTGTCGCAGGCTAGGGCGGCTTCCGGAGGCCCGTGCTTCGTATGAAAAGGCCCTTGCCCTGCTTCGGGACGGGGCTCGGCAGGAGCCGGAACGCCGCTTTCTTTCGAGGAGGCTCGAGGAGTTGAAATAG
- a CDS encoding VOC family protein: protein MISNRSIPRVTVIPVLAYPDANEAAAWLCKAFAYSIRLRVGTHRVQLNVGEGAVIVRELRPHEIGGPVGLGHSITVRVDDADAHCTRARAHGARITQEPSTHPYGERQYVAEDLAGHSWTFSQSVADVLPEDWGGTSEQLN from the coding sequence ATGATTTCGAACCGATCCATACCCCGTGTCACGGTAATCCCGGTTCTTGCCTATCCTGATGCAAATGAGGCGGCGGCGTGGCTGTGTAAGGCGTTCGCATATTCAATACGGCTACGGGTTGGCACGCACCGCGTTCAGCTCAACGTGGGAGAGGGTGCAGTCATCGTAAGAGAGCTTCGTCCCCATGAGATTGGCGGCCCTGTCGGCCTCGGCCACTCGATCACCGTCCGAGTCGACGACGCAGACGCCCACTGCACTCGCGCTCGGGCGCACGGCGCACGAATTACGCAGGAACCATCCACCCATCCTTACGGAGAGCGGCAGTATGTTGCCGAGGATCTTGCCGGCCACTCCTGGACATTTTCTCAATCAGTAGCTGACGTGCTCCCAGAGGATTGGGGCGGAACCTCAGAACAACTCAACTGA
- a CDS encoding cupin-like domain-containing protein, with the protein MDSPVVWFPQICEATCEMPRLAALDVLDSLSDEAFSKEYAARSMPFLLRLGALKFSEAEILGLLQGAYGDQTVNVRFGNMADPGSYLNRREEAMPLRNFIGEHFMQVNDAGTAYAAGTVIPVEMARDLGVPFPMFYPEYFFNEPRMWMGKKGTVTALHKDIPDNFSFAYFGAKEWLLYPPADFPYLYMIHPNPNALPDFGVSMVNAKSPDATRFPEFSKATPISITQRAGDLLYVPAGWSHFVENHEDSLMMNFWLRRGRSPAVLGRDR; encoded by the coding sequence ATGGACAGTCCTGTTGTTTGGTTTCCCCAGATATGTGAGGCTACCTGTGAGATGCCTCGCCTCGCCGCCCTGGACGTTCTTGATTCTCTGAGTGACGAGGCGTTTTCGAAAGAGTATGCAGCGCGATCCATGCCTTTTCTACTGCGGCTGGGTGCGTTAAAGTTCTCTGAAGCGGAGATCTTAGGTCTGCTGCAAGGGGCCTACGGCGATCAGACCGTGAACGTCCGTTTCGGCAATATGGCAGATCCGGGTAGCTACCTGAATCGCCGCGAAGAAGCGATGCCCCTAAGAAATTTCATTGGGGAACACTTCATGCAGGTAAACGATGCCGGGACGGCCTATGCCGCCGGCACCGTGATACCCGTCGAGATGGCGCGCGATCTCGGGGTCCCTTTTCCGATGTTCTACCCTGAGTATTTTTTCAATGAGCCACGGATGTGGATGGGTAAGAAGGGAACGGTGACTGCCCTGCACAAGGACATCCCGGACAACTTCTCGTTCGCATACTTCGGTGCCAAAGAATGGCTCCTCTATCCGCCAGCCGATTTTCCTTATCTATACATGATTCATCCGAACCCGAATGCACTTCCAGACTTCGGGGTCAGCATGGTTAACGCAAAGTCTCCGGATGCGACGCGCTTCCCGGAGTTCTCGAAGGCTACACCGATCTCCATCACGCAGCGTGCGGGCGATCTGCTTTATGTGCCTGCGGGGTGGAGTCATTTTGTGGAGAACCACGAAGACTCTCTGATGATGAATTTCTGGCTAAGACGCGGAAGATCCCCTGCGGTGTTAGGCAGGGACCGATGA
- a CDS encoding tyrosine-type recombinase/integrase — MAKRAKRPKSVLKLPDLDYSKSAVLNSLPSLNSRRSYDHAIRDFIEWYCSEPWLAFNKTVVTRYRIALEQRSYAPSTINLRLAAVRRLAYEASDCGLLSPDLAAGIRRVKGAKRLGVRVGNWLTVEQGKKLLAVHSGKQLRDLRNHAVLAMLLGCGLRRAELVAVKVEHFELREDRWVLADLIGKGRHMRTIPVPDWVKSTVNAWTAAAELHSGTLFRAINKTGSVHGCGFTAKVIWSIVREAASNCGIGVIAPHDLRRTCARLCHQAGGELEQIQFLLGHVSVQTTERYLGCKQRLQNAVNDQIGLEPESA; from the coding sequence ATGGCGAAAAGAGCAAAGAGACCCAAGAGCGTTCTCAAACTTCCTGACCTCGATTATTCCAAGTCGGCAGTCCTCAACAGCCTTCCGTCCTTGAACTCGCGGCGGTCTTACGATCACGCCATCCGCGACTTCATCGAGTGGTATTGCTCCGAGCCATGGCTCGCGTTCAACAAAACGGTTGTGACCCGCTATCGTATCGCTTTGGAGCAACGTAGCTACGCGCCCTCAACGATAAATCTCAGACTCGCAGCAGTTCGCAGGCTTGCATACGAGGCTTCGGATTGCGGACTGCTCAGCCCGGACCTCGCTGCAGGCATTCGCAGGGTCAAAGGAGCGAAACGACTGGGCGTTCGTGTTGGGAACTGGCTAACCGTGGAACAGGGCAAGAAGCTTCTCGCGGTGCACTCAGGCAAACAACTCCGAGACCTACGTAACCATGCCGTTCTAGCCATGCTTCTCGGCTGTGGTCTGCGCAGAGCAGAGCTCGTGGCAGTCAAGGTTGAGCACTTCGAGCTTCGAGAAGATCGCTGGGTGCTTGCAGACCTTATCGGCAAAGGTCGTCACATGCGGACGATCCCCGTGCCTGATTGGGTCAAGTCGACCGTCAATGCCTGGACAGCAGCAGCGGAGCTCCACAGCGGCACACTCTTCCGAGCCATAAATAAGACCGGAAGTGTTCATGGCTGCGGATTCACAGCCAAAGTAATTTGGTCTATCGTTCGCGAGGCTGCCTCAAACTGTGGCATCGGTGTAATCGCCCCACATGACCTGCGGCGCACGTGTGCGCGGCTTTGCCATCAAGCTGGAGGGGAGCTGGAACAGATCCAGTTTCTCCTAGGCCATGTGTCAGTCCAGACTACCGAACGCTATCTTGGGTGCAAGCAGCGGCTTCAGAACGCCGTAAATGATCAGATCGGCCTAGAACCAGAATCTGCCTAA
- the nrdR gene encoding transcriptional regulator NrdR: MKCPFCGFAQDRVVDSRESKEADSIRRRRECEKCERRFTTYERIDEIPYMVVKKDGRREKFERHKVLSGLLRACEKRPVSSTQLETIVDATESYLMDAPERERTTSEIGSLIMDHLKTLDTVAYIRFASVYRDFKDVREFKEELEQLLHTREPNRDANPPKK, from the coding sequence ATGAAATGTCCGTTTTGTGGTTTTGCCCAGGATCGTGTCGTTGACAGCCGCGAGAGCAAAGAAGCGGACTCCATTCGCCGTCGTCGCGAGTGCGAGAAGTGTGAGCGCCGTTTCACTACTTACGAACGCATCGACGAAATTCCCTACATGGTTGTCAAGAAAGACGGCCGCCGCGAAAAATTCGAACGCCACAAGGTGCTGAGCGGTCTTCTGCGCGCCTGCGAAAAACGCCCGGTATCCTCAACGCAGCTCGAAACGATTGTCGACGCGACCGAGAGCTACCTCATGGATGCTCCTGAACGCGAACGCACCACCAGCGAGATCGGCAGCCTGATCATGGATCATCTCAAGACCTTGGACACGGTTGCCTATATACGCTTTGCCAGCGTCTATCGCGACTTCAAAGATGTGCGCGAATTCAAAGAAGAGCTGGAGCAACTGCTGCACACACGCGAACCCAATCGCGACGCGAATCCACCGAAGAAATAG
- a CDS encoding TetR/AcrR family transcriptional regulator, with amino-acid sequence MARTKEFDQDVALHEAVRLFSQQGLAATSTEELMQAMKIGRQSMYDTYGGKKELFLKALHLYVTESCGALLMELRKSGPPLEIIQNALISFAERKDMSSADGCMGLNAIAEFGQRDPEVIKTIRAAADLQHRTLLALLQDAAAKNQLAHEDIQSAAGFFDATLAGIRFAAKAGKSRKALRAMAIFAAKALSTK; translated from the coding sequence ATGGCCCGCACGAAGGAGTTCGATCAAGACGTTGCCCTTCACGAAGCTGTGCGCCTGTTCTCTCAACAAGGATTGGCCGCTACATCTACGGAAGAACTCATGCAGGCCATGAAAATTGGCCGTCAGAGTATGTACGACACCTATGGCGGCAAGAAAGAACTCTTCCTGAAGGCTCTTCACTTATACGTGACGGAAAGCTGCGGTGCGCTTCTCATGGAGCTTCGGAAAAGCGGGCCGCCGCTGGAAATCATCCAAAATGCTCTCATCTCTTTTGCAGAACGAAAAGACATGTCCAGCGCCGATGGATGCATGGGCCTCAATGCGATTGCGGAGTTTGGTCAGCGTGATCCGGAAGTCATAAAAACGATTCGAGCCGCAGCCGATCTTCAGCACCGCACGTTGCTGGCGTTGCTTCAGGATGCCGCAGCAAAAAATCAACTCGCGCATGAGGATATTCAAAGTGCAGCCGGTTTCTTCGATGCGACCCTCGCGGGAATTCGATTCGCAGCCAAAGCGGGTAAAAGCAGGAAGGCTCTGCGAGCGATGGCGATCTTCGCGGCTAAGGCGCTTTCGACGAAGTGA